A genome region from uncultured Roseibium sp. includes the following:
- a CDS encoding DDE-type integrase/transposase/recombinase — translation MGVPHRDWSIESNHFRVKKNVPKVGGFRSFNSARKTICGFSAMLWLMKGFDFAGQWSVREQNGLPAALFGIENVSKT, via the coding sequence ATTGGAGTTCCGCATCGTGACTGGAGCATCGAGAGCAATCATTTCCGGGTGAAGAAGAACGTGCCGAAGGTCGGTGGTTTCAGATCGTTCAATTCAGCCAGAAAAACCATTTGCGGCTTCTCGGCCATGTTGTGGCTCATGAAAGGCTTCGACTTTGCCGGTCAATGGAGCGTCCGCGAGCAGAACGGCCTGCCTGCGGCGCTCTTCGGAATTGAAAACGTGAGCAAAACCTGA
- a CDS encoding LysR substrate-binding domain-containing protein → MKRAFLPPADALIAFECAARHLSFTRAAEELHLTQGAVSKQVRHLEDRLGVELFRRVRQRIVLTDAGRLYLHDIRGALEQMTTATRQVMSYAGSEDVLNLAVLPTFGTRWLAPRLAEFQRRYPSAGLNLSVRLQPFDFDDEPFDGAIHHGDPVWAGAIAEPLFPEEVVPVASRAFRDRHGIRKPVDLVNVPRLQLATRPLAWRQWFDIAGVETDTAFQGARFEQFVMISEAAVHHAGAALIPKFFIEEELASGRLVRLFDMPMPQQTAYHFVYPENRTLRPVVRAFRGWLMEEARAARADREEMLPG, encoded by the coding sequence ATGAAACGCGCCTTTCTGCCGCCGGCCGATGCCCTGATCGCCTTCGAATGCGCCGCGCGCCATTTGAGTTTTACCCGTGCGGCGGAGGAATTGCACCTGACCCAGGGCGCCGTCTCCAAACAGGTGCGCCATCTGGAGGACCGGCTCGGGGTCGAACTGTTCCGCCGGGTCCGGCAGAGGATCGTTCTGACCGACGCCGGCCGGCTTTACCTCCACGATATCCGGGGCGCTCTGGAACAGATGACGACGGCGACCCGCCAAGTCATGTCTTATGCGGGCAGCGAGGATGTGCTCAATCTAGCGGTTTTGCCCACGTTCGGCACCCGCTGGCTCGCGCCGCGCCTGGCGGAGTTCCAGCGGCGCTATCCGAGTGCAGGCCTGAATCTGAGCGTCCGCCTGCAGCCCTTCGACTTCGATGACGAGCCGTTCGACGGCGCCATTCATCACGGCGATCCGGTCTGGGCCGGGGCGATTGCCGAGCCGCTGTTTCCCGAAGAGGTGGTGCCGGTCGCATCGCGCGCGTTCCGCGACCGCCATGGCATTCGCAAGCCGGTGGATCTCGTGAATGTACCGCGCCTGCAATTGGCGACGCGACCGTTGGCCTGGCGGCAGTGGTTCGACATCGCAGGCGTGGAGACAGATACGGCGTTTCAAGGCGCGCGTTTCGAACAATTCGTCATGATCTCCGAAGCGGCCGTGCATCATGCCGGCGCGGCGCTCATTCCGAAATTCTTCATCGAGGAGGAACTTGCCTCCGGCCGGCTGGTTCGTCTGTTCGACATGCCCATGCCGCAGCAGACCGCCTATCATTTTGTCTATCCGGAAAACCGAACCCTGCGCCCGGTTGTTCGGGCGTTCCGCGGCTGGCTGATGGAAGAGGCCCGTGCTGCCCGGGCGGACCGGGAAGAAATGTTGCCGGGATAA
- a CDS encoding HAD-IA family hydrolase: MELKEFKILTFDVVGTLIDFEAGIVNYIRPIAERSGVDVDDETILLAYGKAEGIEHERTPGLPFTEMMEPCYLAMASELGLECDDASRDGFRKSIPDWPAFPDSVAALKRLSRHFRLVAMTNSDNWAYGCFSATLGEPFDSKVTAEDVESCKPDPQFFGFARGLQSPLGFRKADYLHVAQSQFHDIGVAKALGYKTCWIQRRKGREGFGASPEPTEVTAPDYHFASLAELADAVEAAA, from the coding sequence ATGGAACTGAAGGAATTCAAAATACTGACCTTCGACGTGGTCGGAACCTTGATCGATTTCGAGGCGGGGATCGTGAATTATATCCGGCCGATCGCCGAGCGAAGCGGCGTCGACGTGGACGATGAAACCATTCTTCTCGCCTATGGCAAGGCGGAGGGCATAGAACACGAGCGCACCCCGGGGTTGCCTTTTACCGAAATGATGGAGCCGTGCTACCTCGCCATGGCTTCGGAGCTCGGCCTGGAATGCGACGATGCCTCACGCGACGGGTTTCGGAAGTCGATTCCGGATTGGCCGGCCTTTCCCGACAGTGTCGCGGCACTCAAGCGCCTGTCCCGACATTTCAGGCTCGTAGCGATGACAAACTCCGACAACTGGGCCTATGGCTGCTTTTCCGCAACACTTGGCGAGCCGTTCGACAGCAAGGTCACGGCGGAGGATGTGGAGAGTTGCAAGCCCGATCCCCAGTTCTTCGGTTTTGCGCGCGGGCTCCAGTCTCCTCTCGGTTTCCGCAAGGCGGACTATCTGCACGTTGCGCAAAGCCAGTTTCATGACATCGGCGTTGCCAAGGCGCTCGGATACAAGACGTGCTGGATCCAGCGGCGCAAGGGTCGCGAGGGGTTTGGCGCCTCCCCGGAACCGACCGAGGTCACCGCCCCCGACTATCATTTCGCCAGCCTGGCGGAATTGGCGGATGCCGTGGAGGCCGCGGCCTGA
- a CDS encoding methyl-accepting chemotaxis protein, with amino-acid sequence MATTFSELASASKGLPAEIRREKFNGILRHTVEQSSTINGTYSAWEPNALDGDDAAYQNRTDIGSDNTGRFLPYWTKDASGKAVVQALVEYEDTSMASYGLQKGAWYLDPRSTGKERVIGPLTYLDQGKLVSLATFAVPVMIDGKFQGIAGANFNLNFVQNLATSVDAGLFDGQGSVSIISDNGLIVAYSEDADLIGKKVAEAGTSWSERMDSMAPGKSTVIDDGKFEAIDIFAPIVLSEDNTPWTVVISVPKAVALADVSQLQTKLTERSQSATMWMVILGITVGAAATFVMFLAARGIAKPIVNITQSMTKLAGNDTSTEIPYQERTDEVGDMAMAVQVFKDNMIKADEMAAREAEEVKAREERARRIEQITQDFDATVSELLGAVAGASTEMESTANSMSNIANETNQRATTVASAAEQASANVQTVASATEELTSSIQEIARQVDQSSSIAGDAVSQADHTDKQVQGLALAAQKIGDVISLISDIAEQTNLLALNATIEAARAGDAGKGFAVVAAEVKELASQTAKATEDIGQQISAIQSETDDAVSAIQAIANTIGEMNDIATSIASAVEEQTAATGEIARNVEQAAAGTEEVTGNILEVTRAASETGTAATQVTATASELSSKSEMLKTQVETFLSQVRAA; translated from the coding sequence ATGGCGACGACGTTTTCGGAACTGGCGTCGGCGAGCAAGGGTTTGCCCGCTGAGATCCGGCGCGAGAAATTCAATGGTATCCTCCGTCACACCGTCGAGCAAAGCAGCACTATCAATGGCACCTACTCGGCCTGGGAGCCCAACGCTCTCGATGGCGATGACGCGGCCTATCAAAACCGCACCGATATCGGCTCCGATAACACTGGTCGTTTCCTTCCTTACTGGACAAAAGACGCATCAGGCAAAGCAGTGGTGCAGGCCCTTGTGGAGTACGAAGACACGTCTATGGCTTCATACGGTTTGCAGAAGGGGGCCTGGTATCTGGATCCGCGTTCAACCGGCAAAGAACGCGTCATCGGCCCGCTGACCTATCTCGATCAAGGAAAGTTGGTTTCACTTGCTACTTTTGCCGTTCCCGTAATGATCGACGGCAAGTTTCAAGGCATTGCCGGCGCCAATTTCAATCTGAACTTCGTGCAAAATCTAGCCACAAGCGTCGATGCCGGCCTGTTTGACGGGCAGGGAAGTGTGAGCATCATCAGCGACAACGGACTGATCGTTGCCTACAGTGAAGATGCCGATCTCATTGGCAAAAAGGTCGCCGAAGCCGGAACAAGCTGGTCCGAGCGCATGGATTCAATGGCCCCGGGTAAGTCCACTGTCATCGACGATGGCAAGTTCGAGGCGATCGACATCTTTGCGCCTATCGTCCTTAGTGAAGATAACACACCGTGGACAGTCGTGATCTCGGTGCCCAAGGCAGTGGCGCTTGCAGATGTCAGTCAATTGCAGACCAAGCTCACTGAGCGCTCCCAGTCTGCGACCATGTGGATGGTAATTCTCGGCATCACCGTAGGCGCGGCTGCAACTTTCGTCATGTTTCTTGCCGCACGCGGTATTGCAAAGCCGATCGTCAACATAACCCAATCCATGACGAAGCTGGCCGGGAATGATACGTCGACCGAGATACCATATCAGGAAAGAACTGACGAAGTCGGCGATATGGCCATGGCCGTCCAGGTGTTCAAGGACAATATGATCAAGGCCGACGAAATGGCTGCCCGGGAAGCGGAGGAGGTGAAGGCACGCGAGGAGCGGGCCAGGCGGATCGAGCAGATCACGCAGGACTTCGATGCAACCGTGTCGGAACTGCTGGGCGCGGTCGCCGGCGCTTCAACGGAAATGGAAAGCACGGCGAATTCCATGTCGAATATCGCCAATGAAACAAACCAGCGGGCGACGACCGTTGCAAGTGCTGCTGAACAGGCATCCGCCAACGTGCAGACCGTCGCATCGGCGACCGAAGAGCTGACAAGCTCCATTCAGGAGATCGCCCGTCAGGTGGATCAGTCCTCGTCGATTGCCGGCGATGCCGTGTCTCAGGCGGATCATACCGACAAACAGGTTCAGGGCCTTGCCCTGGCGGCCCAGAAAATCGGCGACGTGATCAGCCTGATCTCCGATATTGCGGAACAGACCAACCTGCTTGCCCTGAATGCCACGATCGAGGCGGCGCGCGCGGGCGATGCCGGTAAGGGCTTTGCGGTCGTTGCCGCTGAAGTCAAGGAACTGGCCAGCCAGACCGCCAAGGCGACCGAGGATATCGGCCAGCAGATCAGCGCCATTCAAAGCGAAACCGATGATGCGGTCTCCGCCATTCAGGCGATCGCGAATACGATCGGCGAAATGAACGACATCGCGACCAGCATCGCCTCCGCGGTTGAAGAGCAGACGGCCGCAACGGGCGAAATCGCCCGAAACGTCGAGCAGGCGGCGGCCGGCACCGAGGAGGTGACCGGAAACATCCTGGAAGTCACCCGGGCGGCAAGCGAAACCGGAACCGCCGCGACCCAGGTCACGGCAACCGCGAGCGAGCTCAGCAGCAAATCCGAGATGCTCAAGACCCAGGTCGAGACATTCCTTTCCCAGGTGCGCGCCGCCTGA
- a CDS encoding isoprenylcysteine carboxylmethyltransferase family protein has product MRPIVPPPIVGLAAAGALWCAAAYLPALTIAFPGRIVLAAICAGMGVLIEGVGIVTFFVRKTTVNPLRPERAGHLVVSGLYRISRNPMYLGMAILLTGWSLYLGTVAAVMILPAFVWLLTEIQIKPEEVALESVFGADYQSYKARVRRWI; this is encoded by the coding sequence ATGCGCCCGATCGTTCCACCGCCGATTGTCGGTCTTGCTGCAGCCGGAGCGCTCTGGTGCGCGGCCGCGTATCTGCCTGCCCTGACCATTGCCTTTCCCGGCCGGATCGTTCTGGCAGCGATTTGTGCGGGTATGGGTGTTCTGATCGAGGGCGTCGGGATTGTCACTTTCTTTGTGAGAAAAACAACGGTCAATCCTCTGAGGCCGGAGCGGGCCGGACACCTTGTCGTCTCCGGCCTCTACCGGATTTCGCGGAACCCGATGTATCTCGGCATGGCCATCCTGTTGACCGGCTGGTCGCTCTATCTCGGCACGGTGGCGGCCGTGATGATCCTTCCCGCTTTCGTCTGGCTCCTGACCGAAATCCAGATCAAGCCGGAAGAGGTCGCGCTTGAGTCCGTCTTCGGCGCGGACTATCAATCCTACAAGGCGCGGGTGCGCCGCTGGATTTGA
- a CDS encoding LysR family transcriptional regulator: MRSLRRSLPSGNALFFFEAAARCGNLTRAAEDLCVTQPAVSKMLARMEAHLGVKLFERVRTGIELTENGKILYHQIAEGFSGIEKGIEEINARVTGLQAVTLSASTAFTMHWLMPRLPRLKERHPTVDLRLQLNPGRIGEPMVDVDLCVGLLKEDDIPAERIVLMPETLIAVCSASYNEQVPRDAQGAPVNTMLLMGDSEYGWHNRFAGFAAEKQASYNALRFDDYSVVVQAAVLGQGVALGWLNVVAGCLVAKSLLPAKQEIIVTGRQCCLVSPQGRSDNPIVAAVRDWIAEEMRQDLLALDAEYPLLNLAAKFLEARVQLG; this comes from the coding sequence ATGAGAAGCTTACGACGCAGCCTGCCAAGCGGCAATGCTCTGTTCTTTTTCGAAGCTGCGGCGCGCTGCGGCAATCTCACGCGCGCTGCCGAAGACCTTTGCGTGACGCAACCTGCCGTCAGCAAGATGCTGGCGAGAATGGAGGCGCATCTCGGAGTCAAGCTGTTCGAGCGTGTTCGGACCGGCATTGAACTCACTGAAAACGGCAAGATCCTCTATCATCAAATAGCGGAAGGTTTCAGCGGCATCGAAAAGGGCATCGAGGAGATCAATGCCCGGGTTACAGGCTTGCAGGCCGTTACGCTGTCCGCATCGACCGCTTTTACGATGCACTGGCTCATGCCGCGGCTTCCCCGGCTGAAAGAACGGCATCCGACCGTAGACCTGCGCCTGCAGTTGAATCCGGGTCGCATCGGCGAGCCGATGGTCGACGTCGATCTGTGCGTGGGCTTGCTCAAGGAGGATGACATTCCCGCGGAGCGCATCGTACTGATGCCTGAAACACTGATTGCCGTCTGCAGCGCGAGTTATAACGAGCAGGTCCCTCGTGATGCGCAAGGCGCGCCCGTCAACACCATGCTCCTTATGGGCGACAGTGAGTATGGCTGGCACAACCGTTTCGCAGGATTCGCTGCAGAAAAGCAGGCTTCTTACAATGCCTTGCGCTTCGACGATTATTCCGTCGTGGTACAGGCTGCGGTTCTCGGCCAGGGCGTGGCGCTCGGTTGGCTGAACGTTGTTGCAGGATGTCTTGTCGCCAAATCCCTCCTGCCCGCAAAGCAGGAAATCATCGTCACAGGTCGCCAATGCTGCCTCGTCTCTCCGCAGGGCCGATCTGATAACCCGATCGTTGCTGCTGTGCGTGACTGGATTGCGGAGGAGATGCGCCAGGACCTGTTGGCACTCGACGCCGAATATCCCCTCCTGAATCTGGCGGCAAAATTCCTCGAAGCCAGGGTACAACTGGGCTAG
- the yegS gene encoding lipid kinase YegS, translating to MTGSHLRLVLNGKSAQREDVRAAVGQLRDAGHEVSVRVTWEGGDTERLTREALAQADEDGIDCLVAGGGDGTMNALVATLHAELPEDEKPPFSLAVLPLGTANDFATGMGLDPQDLTGCLKIAAEAEAKPTDIGLVNGRAFINMATGGFGASVTTETDPRLKNTLGGAAYLFTGLNRFAELDANEGRIEGDGFSWEGAFLALAIGNGRQAGGGFQLCPEADLNDGKLDLTIIPAPQAADVPDILARLLQGGLEGLRGRVVKKQLSALSIHADRPLQINLDGEPLHSADIEVQALQSRIVLKRP from the coding sequence ATGACTGGAAGCCATTTACGTCTTGTTCTCAACGGTAAGTCCGCTCAGCGCGAAGACGTGCGCGCCGCGGTGGGTCAGCTGCGCGATGCCGGCCATGAGGTGTCAGTCCGCGTGACCTGGGAAGGCGGCGATACGGAACGCCTGACCCGGGAAGCGCTCGCCCAGGCGGACGAAGACGGAATCGATTGCCTGGTCGCAGGTGGCGGCGACGGCACCATGAATGCGCTCGTCGCCACGCTCCATGCGGAACTGCCGGAGGATGAAAAGCCGCCGTTTTCCCTGGCTGTTCTGCCGCTAGGAACCGCGAACGATTTTGCGACCGGGATGGGGCTTGATCCACAGGATCTGACCGGTTGCCTGAAGATTGCGGCCGAAGCGGAGGCGAAGCCGACCGACATTGGCCTGGTCAACGGACGGGCATTCATCAATATGGCGACCGGCGGCTTCGGCGCCAGCGTGACCACGGAGACGGATCCACGTCTGAAGAATACCCTCGGCGGGGCCGCCTATCTCTTCACCGGCCTGAACCGGTTTGCCGAACTCGACGCCAATGAAGGCCGGATCGAGGGCGATGGCTTTTCCTGGGAAGGGGCCTTTCTCGCCCTTGCCATCGGCAATGGCCGTCAGGCGGGAGGCGGCTTCCAGCTTTGCCCCGAGGCGGACCTCAACGACGGCAAGCTGGACCTGACCATTATTCCCGCTCCCCAGGCAGCCGATGTCCCGGATATCCTTGCCCGCCTTCTGCAGGGCGGCCTTGAAGGCCTGCGCGGTCGGGTGGTGAAGAAGCAATTGTCGGCCTTGAGCATCCATGCGGACCGGCCCCTGCAGATCAACCTCGACGGAGAACCGCTGCATTCGGCGGATATCGAAGTGCAGGCGTTGCAGAGCCGTATCGTCCTGAAACGTCCTTGA
- a CDS encoding FAD-binding oxidoreductase produces the protein MTAHPPFPDISSLWQETATSRPDFAALSGDRQYDVAIIGGGYTGLSTARYLQRLGLSSVVLEASRIGWGASGRNGGVVSGKFRIAFSEIAARYGIETARRMHDIGVESIEHVAELIEDYAIAAADYQPTGSLQCAHNAVTLAAVTKEADWLRTTLGDNACSILSAKDVEQETGSRDFVGGVLNEHGGIIHPLNFALGIASGLKASGIDVFEKAPVTALRKDGSGVVLETPGGTVRAKQAVIATNSYSDLTPAAAPVRTSIVPFRSAMIATQPLTGTPGEALLSTGRSYTETRRMMRWFRKSGDRLLYGGRGAFGKTDSESAFTALHRAMVRQFPELAEVAITHRWSGLVAMTMDSIPHAGRLDDRVVYSVGYNGTGVALSSMMGKYVAALVAGQSPDLGLLTAQPLKPVPFYPIREPAVRLVAGWYQFLDAIGR, from the coding sequence ATGACCGCCCACCCTCCATTTCCTGACATCAGTTCGCTCTGGCAGGAAACTGCCACCAGCCGTCCCGACTTCGCCGCGTTGTCAGGCGATCGCCAATATGACGTCGCCATTATAGGCGGCGGTTATACGGGCCTCAGCACCGCACGCTATCTTCAGCGGCTGGGCCTTTCATCCGTGGTCCTCGAGGCAAGCCGGATCGGCTGGGGCGCGAGCGGCCGGAACGGCGGCGTCGTGTCCGGCAAGTTCCGCATCGCCTTTTCCGAGATTGCCGCCCGCTATGGCATCGAAACCGCCCGGCGCATGCATGATATCGGCGTCGAATCCATCGAACATGTGGCGGAGCTGATCGAGGACTACGCCATCGCCGCGGCCGATTACCAGCCGACAGGATCGCTGCAGTGCGCGCATAATGCGGTGACCCTCGCCGCCGTGACGAAGGAGGCCGACTGGCTGCGCACCACACTCGGCGACAATGCCTGCTCCATACTCTCCGCAAAAGACGTTGAACAAGAGACGGGTTCCCGCGATTTCGTCGGCGGAGTGCTCAATGAGCATGGAGGTATCATCCATCCGCTGAACTTCGCGCTTGGCATCGCGTCCGGGCTGAAGGCGTCCGGTATCGATGTTTTTGAAAAGGCGCCGGTCACCGCGCTGCGGAAGGACGGATCCGGCGTTGTTCTCGAAACACCCGGCGGCACGGTCCGCGCCAAGCAGGCGGTGATCGCCACCAACTCCTATTCGGACCTGACGCCGGCGGCAGCGCCGGTGCGGACATCGATCGTTCCGTTTCGTTCGGCGATGATCGCCACCCAGCCGCTCACCGGTACGCCTGGCGAAGCCCTGCTGTCGACCGGCCGCAGCTACACGGAAACAAGACGCATGATGCGCTGGTTTCGCAAGTCCGGAGACCGACTGCTTTACGGCGGCCGCGGCGCCTTCGGCAAGACGGATTCCGAAAGTGCCTTCACCGCCTTGCACAGGGCAATGGTGCGCCAGTTTCCTGAACTTGCGGAAGTGGCGATAACGCATCGCTGGTCTGGACTCGTTGCGATGACGATGGACAGCATTCCGCATGCCGGCCGGCTCGATGATCGTGTTGTCTACAGCGTCGGCTACAACGGAACAGGCGTCGCGCTGTCTTCCATGATGGGCAAATACGTGGCCGCCCTCGTTGCAGGCCAGAGCCCCGATCTCGGCCTTCTCACTGCGCAGCCACTCAAGCCCGTTCCATTCTACCCCATTCGCGAACCCGCCGTTCGGCTCGTCGCCGGCTGGTACCAGTTCCTGGATGCAATCGGTCGATAA
- a CDS encoding thiamine pyrophosphate-requiring protein, translated as MTKDTMTAGGALLARLKTLGVDYIFANSGTDFPPIIEGLAEARAKQIDLPEALIMPHENAAMGMAHGYYFATGKAQAVMAHTNVGLANCAIGAINAATDHVPMLLFSGRTPVVERDRLGARTVPIGWGQEMRDQTALVREATKWDYELRFPEQVAEMADRAYAVATSLPKGPVYMSLPREVLCEPCPLSELEPAPTMSAHKIGVHPEAIAEAARILAEAKNPLIVAQRGTGSEEAFAAFADMVDTWAIPVSQYWAVQLALPTFHPMNAGADLEPYISEADAIVVLDCLAPWSPDVHKPRADCKIIQIGQNPLYSRFPVRNFRSDVSIMADTADAVLALAEAMKVHQAAQSAKCTARRDKVVTRTKATLDKALAAAEAGSGAPMTKGYVSKCLSDAIANRHATVLSELGCPLAQIDLKDHNTWFQEPHSGGLGWSFPCGLGIQLADRNRLVVATMGDGSYMFSNPVTCHQIAESLGLPILLLVLNNAEWGAVRHSVTGIYPDGYAAKSNDMPLVGLAPSPDFTKVAEASRAWTASVSDGKDLPGVLAQAIRHIDENRTQALVEVKISG; from the coding sequence ATGACTAAAGACACCATGACCGCGGGCGGGGCGCTGCTCGCTCGCCTGAAGACCTTGGGCGTGGACTATATCTTCGCCAATTCGGGAACCGATTTCCCGCCGATCATCGAGGGTCTGGCGGAAGCGCGCGCCAAGCAGATCGATCTGCCCGAAGCCCTGATCATGCCCCATGAGAACGCCGCCATGGGGATGGCCCACGGCTATTATTTCGCAACAGGCAAGGCCCAGGCCGTGATGGCGCACACCAATGTCGGACTGGCGAACTGCGCCATCGGCGCGATCAACGCGGCGACTGATCACGTGCCCATGCTGCTGTTTTCCGGCCGCACCCCGGTGGTCGAACGCGACCGGCTTGGCGCCCGCACGGTGCCGATCGGCTGGGGTCAGGAAATGCGCGACCAGACGGCGCTCGTCCGTGAGGCCACCAAGTGGGACTATGAGCTGCGCTTCCCCGAACAGGTCGCCGAAATGGCCGACCGTGCCTATGCGGTTGCCACGTCTCTGCCCAAGGGGCCGGTCTACATGAGCCTGCCGCGCGAGGTGTTGTGCGAGCCGTGTCCGCTCTCCGAACTGGAACCGGCACCGACCATGAGTGCGCACAAGATCGGTGTCCATCCCGAAGCCATCGCCGAAGCCGCCCGCATCCTGGCCGAAGCGAAAAACCCGCTGATCGTCGCGCAACGCGGCACCGGATCTGAAGAAGCCTTCGCCGCCTTTGCCGATATGGTCGATACCTGGGCCATTCCGGTGTCCCAGTATTGGGCGGTCCAGCTCGCCCTGCCGACGTTCCATCCCATGAACGCGGGTGCGGATCTCGAGCCTTATATCAGCGAGGCGGACGCCATCGTTGTCCTCGATTGCCTGGCGCCATGGTCGCCGGACGTCCATAAGCCGCGGGCGGACTGCAAGATCATCCAGATCGGCCAGAACCCGCTCTATTCCCGCTTCCCGGTCCGCAATTTCCGCTCCGACGTATCGATCATGGCCGACACCGCCGATGCGGTGCTTGCGCTGGCCGAGGCCATGAAGGTTCATCAGGCGGCCCAATCGGCCAAATGCACCGCCCGCCGGGACAAGGTCGTGACCCGCACAAAGGCGACGCTCGACAAGGCGCTTGCCGCGGCGGAGGCCGGCAGCGGCGCTCCGATGACCAAGGGTTATGTGTCCAAATGCCTGTCCGATGCGATCGCGAACCGGCACGCCACGGTTCTTTCCGAACTCGGCTGCCCGCTCGCTCAGATCGACCTCAAGGACCACAACACCTGGTTCCAGGAGCCGCATTCCGGCGGCCTCGGTTGGTCGTTCCCTTGCGGCCTCGGCATTCAGCTTGCAGACCGGAACCGGCTGGTGGTCGCCACCATGGGGGACGGTTCCTACATGTTCTCCAATCCGGTGACCTGTCACCAGATCGCGGAATCCCTCGGCCTGCCGATCCTGCTCCTGGTCTTGAACAATGCCGAATGGGGCGCGGTGAGGCACTCGGTGACCGGTATCTACCCGGACGGTTACGCAGCGAAATCCAACGACATGCCGTTGGTCGGCCTTGCGCCCAGCCCGGATTTCACCAAGGTGGCCGAAGCAAGCCGTGCGTGGACGGCATCCGTCTCCGACGGCAAGGATCTGCCCGGCGTTCTGGCGCAAGCAATTCGCCACATCGATGAAAACCGGACCCAGGCACTTGTTGAAGTAAAGATCTCTGGCTGA
- a CDS encoding acyl-CoA dehydrogenase, whose protein sequence is MNAPVKGKASPAGGGVFDWQDPFMMRGQLNEDEVLIMETAHAFAQEKLLPRVIDAYREEKTDREIFNEMGELGLLGITLPEDYGCAAASYVSYGLVAREVERVDSGYRSMMSVQSSLVMHPIYAYGSEEQRKKYLPKLATGEWVGCFGLTEPDAGSDPAGMRTRAEKIDGGYKLTGSKMWISNSPIADVFVVWAKSEAHDGAIRGFVLEKGMKGLSAPKIGGKLSLRASITGEIVMDNVEVSEDALLPNVSGLKGPFGCLNRARYGIAWGAMGAAEDCWMRARQYGLEREQFGRPLAQTQLFQKKLADMQTEIALGLQATLRVGRLFDDGKVAPEMISIIKRNNCGKALDIARQARDMHGGNGIQEEYHVMRHAQNLETVNTYEGTHDVHALILGRAQTGLQAFF, encoded by the coding sequence ATGAATGCTCCGGTAAAAGGAAAAGCCTCCCCGGCGGGCGGCGGCGTGTTTGACTGGCAAGACCCGTTCATGATGCGCGGTCAGCTGAATGAAGACGAAGTGCTGATCATGGAAACCGCGCATGCCTTTGCGCAGGAAAAGCTGCTACCGCGCGTGATCGATGCCTACCGGGAAGAAAAGACCGACCGGGAAATCTTCAACGAAATGGGCGAACTCGGCCTCCTCGGCATCACCCTGCCGGAAGACTACGGCTGTGCGGCTGCCTCCTATGTGTCCTACGGCCTTGTCGCCCGTGAGGTGGAACGGGTCGATTCCGGCTACCGCTCGATGATGAGCGTTCAGTCGTCGCTGGTCATGCACCCGATCTACGCCTATGGCAGCGAGGAACAGCGGAAGAAATACCTGCCGAAGCTGGCAACCGGGGAATGGGTCGGCTGCTTCGGCCTGACCGAGCCGGACGCCGGTTCCGATCCGGCCGGCATGCGCACCCGCGCTGAGAAGATCGACGGCGGCTACAAGCTGACCGGCTCGAAAATGTGGATCTCCAACTCCCCGATCGCCGATGTGTTCGTGGTCTGGGCCAAATCGGAAGCCCATGACGGCGCGATCCGCGGCTTCGTGCTGGAAAAAGGCATGAAAGGGCTTTCCGCACCGAAGATCGGCGGCAAGCTCTCTCTGCGTGCCTCGATCACCGGCGAAATCGTCATGGACAACGTGGAAGTCTCCGAGGACGCCCTGTTGCCGAACGTCTCGGGTCTGAAAGGCCCGTTCGGCTGCCTCAACCGCGCCCGCTACGGCATCGCCTGGGGCGCCATGGGCGCTGCGGAAGATTGCTGGATGCGGGCCCGTCAGTACGGCCTTGAGCGCGAACAGTTCGGCCGGCCGCTGGCTCAGACCCAGCTCTTCCAGAAGAAGCTCGCCGACATGCAGACGGAAATCGCACTCGGTCTTCAGGCCACCCTGCGCGTCGGCCGCCTGTTCGACGACGGCAAGGTCGCGCCGGAAATGATTTCCATCATCAAGCGCAACAACTGCGGCAAGGCGCTCGACATCGCCCGTCAGGCTCGCGACATGCATGGCGGCAACGGCATTCAGGAAGAATACCACGTCATGCGCCACGCCCAGAACCTGGAGACGGTCAACACCTACGAAGGCACGCATGACGTCCATGCGCTGATCCTCGGCCGGGCACAGACCGGACTGCAGGCTTTCTTTTAA